The genome window gatgattgtggtaacataattcgagaggtttctaaccataatcttgaattgcacattttgtaaatcagattttcaaaaaaatttctggtcttggtataagtatagttattctttttctacttggtctgtcgattgataaatttggaaacttgttccagaaagcctttggagactttttttctgatgatatgaaaagtcgtatcttcggaatgtagtgggtaaacacaaattttgacaatagaacttatgaaatgacatgtgtgttgagtattcccactttgcaaactgcaaatgtggaattaatagtgaaaagattcattatgataagtctgcagttgctcagttttggatacgatcaaatatcatgcctgccaacatctatggaaatatacagaatttctgaatgcaatgtgcgctatgtcattttaatgcaacatcatgacttttgacaacttttcattataatgctgtagattcggatcattgaaatacagcgaaaatctgcaaactatacaatttatatactgtgccattcattttacattttgactctaaccgtaacatatatatgaagtaaaaaattgattataaaagtcttcagttgctcatttatcgatagatttgaaattgctgtcttcgaagctcattgcgcagatacattgaaccgcagcagatatctgcgaactctgaaatttctgtggataaatatatatgctacggatcagcccttatctttgattatggtaatatgtaatggaacttggttcagcaagttttaaggtgtttcttttcaaatagtattgaaaatgtattactgtggtatggagcgaaaaccttcaaactttcatatttttgtggcgcagcatgtgtgccaatactgcggtatggagcgaatacctgcaaactttcatatgtttgtgtcgcagcatgtgtgcccatcatttaaattttttactccaaccgtaacatataatctcaaaaattcatcccaaaagtcttcagctttactaattaacttaattttcctttttctaaattctatgctgaatttctgaatttctaaatttatttctaaattatcctgaaattaaattgtttacctccacaaccaatgcaggtaccttaaacgtctttgaattccgttgctctgttgaattaagtacgctcagttttttttgcttctttgagttctaacataataaatgttttcaggtgccttttttcggcaactatcaaactgtagataattggatcgcagcggccacttgcaaactttggaaatatatttcgtcgggggtacgttttggaatacacgaaaatgtctagattcagaatgcaaaagcgacatttaaaaatggccaattctgttggatttgttgagtcttgaatttgatctatctttcctcttttcctttcttttttctaacgttataagctgaaaatcacatctcgggccgcaacacgcattgctccatgctcttgagttcccaatggacgaaacatattaaaagacaaggagaaaaatcaccaaagtccaagaacaaacctctatcgaaatagttccaatacaatttttacgaaaaatcggtctattttcgtggaaaccaaagttacaagccgaaaaacatatctcgacctccaacctgctttccaccgtgctcttgggttcctaattgacaaaacatattagagttaaaggaaaaaaattgccaaagtccaagaacagacctgtgacgaaatatttgcagtacatttttgacgaaaaataggtcttttttcgtgaaaaccaacgttataagccgaaaatcataaataattcgtagaaatttaaactaaaatcctatagtcaactgaacataaataaggaactttagagaaaaaatacgtgatatcaaaccataaacttcccctaggaaaaaaaaggttgggacaagtacattgatggtccctcgtttgctaataaatccatccataaaaaaactttaaaaaaaattttctttaaaaatacagtacaattcgaaaaaaatttcacaaatcttgaaaaaacattatattaaagcaaaaactaatctgtatctatttttcaaagtgttaaaagaatcaaataacaagtaaaaaataaaaaaccgaaaaatcggtcttgaaatcattttggaaaccgatacctcattcttcttattagattcggacagctaaatcaactgaaaaaaatttcatctaatttacgtgtggcattaaaatttattatattaattcgaggccaagtattttctaatgaattgaaaaaagttaccacttgaattacgtgcagcattaaaatttatgatatcaatcggtggacaagtattttattagtaactccaaattttgacattattaaattcttctaagaagcttttaaatccaaaaaactcacatgaaagctagtcatatgttactctatggtggcagagacttataagaaaatcaattcttctcagactttcaggatcctctggtattattcacaaaatttgacgtcgattggatcgatacaaattatgtttacatatgtgttaaaagtacttgtccggcccatcactattcatttaaataaaaatcattcatgaaaaaatggaattgtatggcagaatccggttaaacatttattgaaatgcgattcattattagtttaatgttcgtaataatagtataggttagttcttattccgaatggaattcgttcgctggatgaataagtgagaagcaaaaattgccgtcattgaatacaaactggagagttattttttaaacttgtacatatatattatgtacaattattttcatttatcaatgcacaataatatcccttgtatatttcggaacaatttctttgctttttttattaaattagtgcaattacgtaaaaattacttgaagataattctctcaattccctctgcatggatacttgcgatccatcagttctagagaagcactgattattattgggatgaacaatttaaacggaaagtgatgggccggacaagtacttttaacacatatgtaaacataatttgtatcgatccaatcgacgtcaaattttgtgaataataccagaggatcctgaaagtctgagaagaattgattttcttataagtctctgccaccatagagtaacatatgactagctttcatgtgagttttttggatttaaaagcttcttagaagaatttaataatgtcaaaatttggagttactaataaaatacttgtccaccgattgatatcataaattttaatgctgcacgtaattcaagtggtaacttttttcaattcattagaaaatacttggcctcgaattaatataataaattttaatgccacacgtaaattagatgaaatttttttcagttgatttagctgtccgaatctaataagaagaatgaggtatcggtttccaaaatgatttcaagaccgatttttcggttttttattttttacttgttatttgattcttttaacactttgaaaaatagatacagattagtttttgctttaatataatgttttttcaagatttgtgaaatttttttcgaattgtactgtatttttaaagaaaattttttttaaagtttttttatggatggatttattagcaaacgagggaccatcaatgtacttgtcccaaccttttttttcctaggttcTTTTTAATGTGCGATGCAAAAGCGACGTACATAACAAATCaagggattgaaaaaaatcttcacgattTTTACGTCAAGAAAATCGTTATGTCAAGAAACGATATTATAAATTTGTGCTGTGAAACACTGAATCAGTCCAAATGTAATGAGTGGTTTCTTGCCAGAAATTTAAGAATATCTGCGAGTAAAAGTGCTCACAGTATTAAGAGTAGAGTACACAAATCAATCGAATCATTAATTGCAGATATTTTGTACcccaaaaaaatagaaactgCTTCTACACGCTATGGaagcgaaaatgaaaaaaatgctcaacaGGAATACGAAAAGTTTTCTGGTActaaagttaaaaaaattgggCTCCTCGTGAGTGAAAAACAACCTTGGCTATGCGCCAGTCTCGACGGAATTGTTATTGACGATAATAACAATATTATTAGAATAGTTGAGTTCAAATCTCCTAGTTCGTGCAAAAAGCAATCTATAGTAAATTTTGATGCAAAAAAGTGCAATGTAAATTATTTACTATTTCAAAATGACCAAGTTAATCTAAAGCAAAGTTCTATGTATTATACACAATGCCAAATCCAAATGTATGTAACTGGAGTAGACATATgcgatttatttatatattcgcTGTGaccgaaattttcttcacttgGTACTCGAGGTCacaaaatctctctctctattccgtcgatttaatttttcgaaaaataatttcgtgggcgccagtcgcaaagcgactcgaccaaaaagagagaaagatgatTTACCAGCGTAGTTCAGCGGGAAGGGGTGgataaattgaaagtcattCCAATGTTCAGTTGAGATTTATTCCTTACGAGATTACATTTACCGCGGCGGAGAATTATTCTAATTTTTCAGTGTACGGGAGGATCGCGAAACACGAGGGGAAAAAGTCACGAACTCACACTCACTCTCACTTTCTGATCGGGAAGACTACACACATCACAAAATTCTATCGAGCCCGTTCTTTCTGTCGCGGGTCTACTCGCGGtcagaaaatttattattgttgGAAATTTCGTTATTAAAGGAACTCGGGATatcagaaaaatcaccaagcccccgatattcggttactTGGCCGGGCTGTTCTCCCGTCGCACGCGTACGCGCTCCCGATCCACTCGTACTTTCTCACTCACTCTCGCACCAAGGTTCCCGACCTTTTCCCCACGGTTACTTCCGAAATGTTGACGACACGACTCGTGAGAATTTTCGTAAGCGGCCACGCGAATTAACCGTTTTCTTTTACGCAATGAATCAATGTGAAAGGAAACCCACTCCGCGATAATGGAACGCAGGCACCGGAAAAATTAAGCAAACTAAAGCTTCTATATCAGCGCGGCGAAATCGTCGCCGTGGCCACAATTTGTCGAGCCAAAATCAAATAGACGGGATCCGTCACGAAATAATTCTTCCCGTTAACAATAACTATGGTTTCTGTCAAACAAACAACAATATTCGGGACTAATATTTACGAGAGCTCACTGAACCAAACGAACAATGAAAAGGGATAAGACTCACGGTATTACACTCTCGGGATCACACGTCCTGCTCGCTCGATATCCTACGAAATTCTGCCGAAAGCGATCGATACTCGTTACGCGGTGTCACTCCTCCCTCTCCCCTCTTGCTTCGATCTTTTCTCGCCCTACGTCAGGTGCGACACATCAATCTTTCTAGTCGGGTGTTAGACGGGGCCCCAAATTTCTCGGGATAAACTGTTTGATGATATTATTTCGATGATAATAACCCCTAGCCCGAACATGCGGTGACTATGAATTTACGTaacgggaagagagagaataacTTCTTTAGATTTGTGACTCGGGTATCGCGAATGAgattcaatttcaataaaaaaaggtCAAACGCCCCTCTTAACGGGACTCCCCTGGAATCTTCGCTTCGATTCTTTTCTCGAAatctcgagaatattcgacgCAGGTATTATGCTGGTGTGAGTGTCCACGCTGTCCGGGACTTCGCGTACGAGCCCCGCTCGAAGTACGCCGACGTTTAGAGCCTCGTTTCTCTGCCCTCCCCTCTTGCTTCACTCGGACTATCCGACGGGAGTGATCTCAGGCGGGAAAATCGATGTTAATGCTccaataattgaaatattccgAAGTAACAACGTTGAGTTCTTCCCCTCTGGCTCCTCTCTCTCCAATGTTGCTTtccaagaaaaattaaaataaaccgcgtggtaataaattattattttccctGCCATTTTCTATCTTACAAAAGCTCTAGTGGTCGGTGCGTGGCCGCGACAACGAACGAGGAGGACGGGATGCCGGCTCGACAATTCTCCGTCTTTCGAACATGTCATTTGTGACgataatgtaaaataaaatcgtcACATCGCAAATAAAAGATGGGAGCATTTGCATTAAAATTGAACGCAATGaacctttcttaaaaaaagtCGTGAGTAAATGTGAagagttttattttcaatattatctTCCcgaattacataaaaaattattaaaagaaGAATCTGATCCAAACATGAAAAACAAAGTTAGAAGTTTTTCCGGAAAAGACATTGTtaatttaatataaaaaagtgaTATTAAGTTATTTAAAGCGATTGTTCCTGAggaaaaaagtctttttttcgtgtataACACGTGTCTATTTTATTGctgtttttatgaaatttgtttGTAAAGTATATCTTAATCTtaagaatgttgaaaaaaaaattcgccaaataaatatttattcgaaatatgtaaaaaatgtacaaaaattccttaaaaatacacacatatcCCTTCACTCTTAGCCtaatataatttttgtaaGTATACACTTCACAAGTTgatatacaaatatttttattcattatctGAAAATATTGGTGGTTGAAGATTAACCAATACACAACACATATGCACTATATCGTCGATACAATTAAATAAGTTTGCTggtattttatttaaaatctgATAGATCCTTAACCGCTGCATGATTCTTTCCACATGAATCCGAACCTTTGCAATGTTATACGTTTTTTCTGTCTCGTCTTTTGTGAactcagattttttttctaaaaacggTGGCATAACAATTACTACTTGTTTACCTTTTTCATCAATGGTCCGTCGAATATCTGGAAAACCTTTATCTGCCAAAACAACATCATCTCCATCTTCTAATAAATCTATCAATCCAGATTCTATAGTAATTTGTGAATCACTTTTCCGTCCACCAGCTACTTTCGATTTGAAACTGATAAAACCGCCCGGAGATATTCCGATTAGAACTTTTGCAGTGAACCCTTTCTTATAATGAGAATAAGTGTACACGCGGTTATCGACGCCTGCAGGAACTTCAATCCTGAATTCCATACAATCAATTATTACGCGAGTGTTAACGTAATCCGGATAAAAACACTTCGGCATTGTTCCTTGTACAATATCCTTGGCTGGCCAAAAAACTAAATCTGATGTAGCTGTAGTTAACAGTTGTAAACATGAATGAAATATTCTCGAAACTGTTGTTCTGTGTACATTGAATAAAACACTTATGGCAGAAAAAGTTAATCCGGTTTTCATcttcgttaaaaatattaaaagtgCATTTTCGGCTGTGATCTTCACGTTAtccaaattattatttttgacaGCTTTTAgtagaaattcgaaattttcaaaacttacTCCAGCAAGATCTAACAGTTGTTCTTTCGTTTTAATTGATGAAAACCCATTAAAATTACTTGCATCATTACATTTGCGGGATGCGATATCTGTTTGAACGAACTGATCTACGGTAATCTTTTCTGGTGTGCCACACTGTTTATGTTTGAATTGTTTCTGATTAGGCACCATTATCTTAGTAGTATTTTCAATTATAGTTGTTGGAATTTCAGCATGACAACAACCATTCTCATTAATATACCTGTtgcaaataaacattttttctggcTGAGTACAACTGGAAAAAATATTAGCTTGACACTCTCGATCCGTGTACACTTTAATATAACTTTGATTCATTGGAACATTATCAACTACTGCATCAGTCACGTTCGTTTCCATTTGCCCCATGATAACCTCTTTTGTCGTTGTAATTGATGATTCCATTTTCGAAGCTTTTCGCTTCATGTAACGATCATGTCTAGGATAGataattatattatacaaaacTGGAAATACATTTTAGATAAATTGGAGTAATTATTGATCAATTACTTACCGTTCCACTAAGGACTTGTGATTAACTGCTTTTATTCCATATGCACCAAGGAATATGCTTGGAACATAACTAGGACTTAATTCCTCTTCAGATTTTTTATTGGCAACAAAATGGGCACTGCATATCAAGGTGGATGCCGTTGGATGCCAACTACGAGTACTAAATAATGATGAGACGCGTATGAGTAACATGAATGACGTTTTTACTTACAAAATGCTTAAAAGTGAGGTTAGGTTACTTACTTTACTCTTCTCACAGCAGCAATCCATCGGTTCCTCTGCTCTATTTTATACTTTGCTTTTGGAAATGTATAAAATTTACACTCACTATTTAGACCATTATTTTTGCAATTCACCACACAACACGAAGAATGgcccattttttaaaatttttctctattGATGGTGTTCaatatttccaattttttttccttttttcaccgCTTCGTGCgcttcgatcgattttcataTCCCCACCAGGGAGGATGCACGGAGCgaatagtctcggcgagagtctcgggccagcagacgacagggctgtcaatgtacttgtcccgagactctaccgagtctcttgatactattattaagaacattaaactaatactaaatcgcatttcaataaattttttaccggattctgccgttcaattttgtttttttatgattgatttttatttgtatgaatagtgatgggccgacaagtacttttaactcatattagTAGTAGGTGGCacactatggcgacccccactcctatccccactcctttcccccactaGGCCGAGCGGCCGGCGTTGTGGGCGAGAGGTTTGCGGGTGTGCGGAGGGGGATGAGCGTGTCACCATAGTGTgccacctttttttttattttttccccgtatatatatatttc of Venturia canescens isolate UGA chromosome 6, ASM1945775v1, whole genome shotgun sequence contains these proteins:
- the LOC122411873 gene encoding uncharacterized protein produces the protein MGHSSCCVVNCKNNGLNSECKFYTFPKAKYKIEQRNRWIAAVRRVNTRSWHPTASTLICSAHFVANKKSEEELSPSYVPSIFLGAYGIKAVNHKSLVERHDRYMKRKASKMESSITTTKEVIMGQMETNVTDAVVDNVPMNQSYIKVYTDRECQANIFSSCTQPEKMFICNRYINENGCCHAEIPTTIIENTTKIMVPNQKQFKHKQCGTPEKITVDQFVQTDIASRKCNDASNFNGFSSIKTKEQLLDLAGVSFENFEFLLKAVKNNNLDNVKITAENALLIFLTKMKTGLTFSAISVLFNVHRTTVSRIFHSCLQLLTTATSDLVFWPAKDIVQGTMPKCFYPDYVNTRVIIDCMEFRIEVPAGVDNRVYTYSHYKKGFTAKVLIGISPGGFISFKSKVAGGRKSDSQITIESGLIDLLEDGDDVVLADKGFPDIRRTIDEKGKQVVIVMPPFLEKKSEFTKDETEKTYNIAKVRIHVERIMQRLRIYQILNKIPANLFNCIDDIVHMCCVLVNLQPPIFSDNE